From one Streptococcus pneumoniae genomic stretch:
- the dnaB gene encoding replicative DNA helicase, whose product MAEIDELRAQPQDILAEQSVLGAIFIDESKLVFVREYIEPADFFKYAHRLIFKAMIDLADRGDAIDAATVRNILDSQDDLQNIGGLSYIADLVNAVPTSANAEYYAKIVAEKAVLRRLISRLTESINQAYDGGSPADEIIAGAEKALIDVSENASRSGFKNIREVLNLNFESLEQRSQQTSDITGIATGYKDLDHMTTGLHEEELIILAARPAVGKTAFALNIAQNIGTKLDKTVAIFSLEMGAESLVDRMLAAEGLIESHSIRTGQLTDEEWRKYTIAQGNLANASIYIDDTPGIRITEIRSRSRKLAQETGNLGLVLIDYLQLITGTGRENRQQEVSEISRQLKILAKELKVPVIALSQLSRSVEQRQDKRPVLSDIRESGSIEQDADIVAFLYRDDYYERGGEEEEGIPNNKVEVIIEKNRSGARGTVELIFQKEYNKFSSISKREE is encoded by the coding sequence AGGATATTTTGGCTGAGCAGTCTGTGCTGGGAGCGATTTTCATTGATGAGAGCAAGCTAGTCTTTGTTCGTGAGTATATCGAGCCTGCCGACTTCTTTAAATACGCTCATCGTCTGATTTTTAAGGCGATGATTGATTTGGCAGACCGTGGGGATGCGATTGATGCGGCGACTGTTCGTAATATTTTAGACAGTCAGGATGATTTGCAAAATATTGGTGGTCTGTCTTATATTGCCGATTTGGTCAATGCGGTACCGACTTCAGCCAATGCTGAGTATTATGCCAAGATTGTCGCAGAAAAGGCTGTCTTACGGCGTCTAATTAGCCGTTTGACCGAGAGTATCAATCAGGCTTATGATGGCGGAAGCCCAGCAGATGAGATTATTGCTGGTGCAGAAAAAGCTTTGATTGATGTCAGTGAGAACGCTAGTCGAAGTGGATTTAAAAATATCCGTGAAGTGCTGAATCTTAACTTTGAAAGCTTAGAGCAGCGTTCCCAGCAAACATCTGATATTACAGGGATTGCGACAGGTTATAAGGATTTGGACCACATGACGACAGGGCTACATGAGGAGGAGTTAATCATCCTTGCAGCCCGTCCTGCCGTCGGAAAGACAGCCTTTGCCCTCAATATTGCCCAGAATATCGGAACCAAGCTGGATAAGACGGTTGCGATTTTTTCTCTTGAGATGGGGGCAGAGAGCTTGGTCGATCGGATGTTAGCGGCAGAAGGCTTGATTGAGTCGCATTCGATCCGAACGGGGCAGTTGACTGATGAAGAGTGGCGGAAATATACGATTGCTCAAGGGAATCTTGCCAATGCTAGTATTTATATTGATGACACACCAGGGATTCGGATTACAGAAATTCGTTCTCGTTCGCGGAAACTAGCTCAGGAAACTGGCAATCTTGGTCTTGTTCTGATTGACTATTTGCAGTTGATTACAGGGACAGGGCGTGAAAATCGCCAACAGGAAGTATCAGAAATTTCACGACAGTTAAAGATTTTGGCTAAGGAATTGAAAGTTCCTGTCATTGCTCTCAGTCAGCTATCGCGTAGTGTTGAGCAGCGGCAGGACAAACGACCAGTTTTGTCAGATATTCGTGAATCTGGATCTATCGAGCAGGATGCCGATATCGTTGCTTTCTTGTATCGTGATGATTATTATGAGCGAGGAGGCGAGGAAGAAGAGGGCATTCCCAATAATAAGGTCGAAGTCATTATCGAGAAAAACCGGAGCGGTGCGCGTGGTACGGTGGAATTGATTTTTCAAAAGGAATACAATAAATTTTCAAGTATTTCTAAAAGAGAGGAGTAG